Proteins encoded within one genomic window of Candidatus Binatota bacterium:
- a CDS encoding GatB/YqeY domain-containing protein, protein MNSLEDSDLREQLKSAMKAGEPLRLQVIRSLLTGLKNRSIEKKGEPLDDKDRLAVARREAKQAAESLEFAERSGREDTIAKARNLLSMCNEFLPSQMNEAELTEAVRGILSEGDASSLGDVMKALGARYAGRYDGKAASVIARDLLEQAH, encoded by the coding sequence TTGAACAGTCTTGAAGACAGCGACCTCAGGGAACAGCTCAAGAGCGCTATGAAAGCTGGCGAACCGCTGCGACTGCAGGTAATACGCAGCTTGTTGACGGGGCTGAAAAACCGCTCGATCGAGAAGAAGGGCGAGCCGCTTGACGACAAGGACCGGCTTGCCGTGGCCAGGCGAGAGGCCAAGCAGGCGGCCGAATCGCTGGAGTTCGCCGAGAGATCAGGCCGGGAAGACACCATAGCCAAGGCCAGGAACTTGCTGTCAATGTGCAACGAGTTCCTGCCTTCGCAGATGAACGAGGCCGAGCTCACCGAGGCTGTGCGCGGGATACTTTCGGAAGGAGACGCATCCTCGCTAGGAGACGTAATGAAAGCACTCGGTGCTCGCTATGCCGGTCGCTACGACGGCAAGGCGGCCAGCGTGATTGCGCGCGACCTGCTTGAACAGGCGCATTGA
- a CDS encoding transcription elongation factor GreA: MIKVIKAELVELEHELAVDLPRQIETARAHGDLSENAEYHAAKERQGLVHARVGMLTGRLSELSRYDLSSVPSDKVGYGSRVTVAEVDSGDERVYELVFPEETAPEKGRISLQSPVGQALLHKQVGDEAVVRSPSGKRTYEILELVTVHDRKAG, translated from the coding sequence ATTATCAAGGTGATCAAGGCCGAGCTCGTGGAGCTCGAGCATGAACTCGCAGTGGATCTTCCACGGCAGATCGAAACCGCGCGCGCCCACGGCGATCTCAGTGAAAATGCCGAGTACCACGCAGCCAAGGAGCGGCAAGGCCTCGTTCACGCGCGGGTCGGCATGCTTACGGGCCGTCTCAGCGAGCTCTCCCGTTACGACCTTTCTTCGGTTCCCTCTGATAAAGTAGGCTACGGCAGCCGGGTGACAGTGGCCGAGGTCGACAGTGGTGACGAGCGGGTCTACGAGCTGGTTTTTCCCGAGGAAACCGCCCCTGAAAAAGGCCGTATATCGCTGCAGTCTCCGGTAGGCCAGGCCTTGTTGCACAAGCAAGTCGGCGACGAGGCCGTCGTGCGGTCGCCGTCGGGTAAGCGCACCTACGAAATTCTCGAGTTAGTCACCGTTCACGACCGCAAAGCGGGTTGA
- a CDS encoding ribosome maturation factor RimP — protein MERSTDTTRDKLCSLAGPLASERGLEVLDVDFSGEAGSRTVRVYLDSVEENAGVAIEDCAAVSRALSDLLDVNDDVVRGQFMLEVSSPGLNRPLRLPSHFRRVVGERVRITLTVQVDGRRRIKGSLERADDTVVVVVDDDGSRREISYKDITRANLEYRFDEAGAADA, from the coding sequence TTGGAAAGATCAACAGATACTACGAGAGATAAGCTTTGTTCCCTTGCAGGCCCATTGGCGTCTGAAAGGGGGCTCGAGGTTCTCGATGTTGATTTCAGCGGCGAAGCCGGAAGCAGGACCGTGCGCGTTTACCTGGACTCGGTGGAAGAAAATGCTGGGGTTGCGATCGAAGATTGTGCGGCAGTAAGCCGGGCACTTTCCGACCTGCTCGACGTCAACGACGACGTTGTCCGGGGGCAGTTCATGCTCGAGGTTTCTTCGCCCGGTCTCAATCGACCGCTGCGGCTGCCTTCGCATTTTCGGCGGGTTGTCGGCGAGCGAGTAAGAATCACCCTGACGGTGCAGGTCGACGGCAGGCGGCGGATCAAGGGCTCACTCGAGCGAGCGGACGATACGGTGGTGGTTGTCGTAGATGACGACGGTTCGCGCCGGGAGATTTCATACAAGGACATCACCCGGGCCAACTTGGAATACCGATTTGATGAAGCCGGAGCTGCAGATGCCTGA